The following proteins are co-located in the Alcaligenes faecalis genome:
- the paaB gene encoding 1,2-phenylacetyl-CoA epoxidase subunit PaaB: MSKNDWPLWEVFIRSQHGLAHKHVGSLHAPDAEMAINNARDVYTRRNEGVSIWVVRAADIAASSPGDKGPLFEPSNTKVYRHPTFFPMPDGINM, translated from the coding sequence ATGAGCAAGAACGATTGGCCCCTGTGGGAAGTTTTCATTCGCAGCCAGCACGGCCTGGCCCACAAGCACGTAGGCAGCCTACACGCTCCTGACGCCGAAATGGCCATCAACAATGCCCGTGATGTGTACACCCGTCGTAACGAAGGCGTGAGCATCTGGGTCGTGCGTGCAGCCGATATCGCTGCCTCCAGCCCTGGTGATAAAGGCCCGCTGTTCGAGCCTTCCAATACCAAGGTCTACCGTCACCCTACGTTTTTCCCCATGCCTGACGGCATCAATATGTAG
- the paaA gene encoding 1,2-phenylacetyl-CoA epoxidase subunit PaaA, protein MYAQLVETGVKQVQDIEQMSDEERRFQERIDEGVRIEARDWMPEAYRKTLVRQISQHAHSEVVGMLPEGNWITRAPSLKRKAILMAKVQDEAGHGLYLYSAAETLGVGRDKLVDDLLSGKAKYSSIFNYPTLNWADIGMIGWLVDGSAIINQIPLCRCSYGPYARAMVRVCKEESFHQRQGYDLLIQMCLHGTPEQKAMVQDSINRWWWPALMMFGPSDADSTNSAQSMQWKIKLFSNDELRQKMVDQTVPQAEYLGLTIPDPDLRWNEERGHYDFGEIDWEEFWAVIKGNGPCNRERLEARVQAHENGAWFRDALDAHAQKQQAVRKVA, encoded by the coding sequence ATGTATGCACAACTTGTAGAGACAGGCGTCAAGCAGGTCCAGGATATCGAGCAGATGTCCGACGAAGAACGTCGGTTCCAAGAGCGCATCGATGAGGGTGTCCGCATCGAAGCCAGGGACTGGATGCCCGAAGCCTATCGCAAAACCTTGGTTCGCCAGATTTCTCAGCACGCGCACTCCGAGGTCGTCGGGATGCTGCCCGAAGGTAACTGGATTACTCGCGCCCCTTCGCTCAAGCGCAAAGCCATCTTGATGGCCAAGGTGCAGGACGAAGCCGGCCACGGTCTGTACCTGTACAGCGCCGCTGAAACACTGGGCGTAGGTCGCGACAAGCTGGTCGACGACCTCCTGTCGGGCAAAGCCAAATATTCCAGTATTTTTAATTACCCCACGCTGAACTGGGCCGATATTGGCATGATCGGCTGGCTGGTTGACGGCTCGGCCATCATTAACCAGATTCCGCTGTGCCGCTGCTCCTACGGCCCATACGCCCGCGCCATGGTGCGTGTGTGTAAGGAAGAGTCCTTCCACCAGCGCCAAGGTTACGACCTGCTGATTCAGATGTGTCTGCACGGTACGCCGGAGCAAAAGGCCATGGTTCAGGATTCCATCAACCGCTGGTGGTGGCCTGCCTTGATGATGTTCGGTCCTTCGGATGCGGACTCCACCAACAGTGCCCAGTCCATGCAGTGGAAGATCAAGCTGTTCTCCAACGACGAACTGCGCCAGAAGATGGTGGACCAGACCGTGCCTCAGGCCGAGTACCTGGGTCTGACCATTCCGGATCCTGATCTGCGCTGGAACGAAGAGCGCGGTCACTACGACTTTGGCGAGATCGACTGGGAAGAATTCTGGGCAGTGATCAAGGGCAATGGTCCCTGTAATCGTGAGCGACTCGAAGCCCGAGTCCAGGCCCACGAGAACGGCGCCTGGTTCCGTGATGCACTGGATGCACATGCCCAAAAGCAGCAAGCCGTCCGCAAGGTGGCCTGA